A single window of Mycolicibacterium madagascariense DNA harbors:
- a CDS encoding PhoH family protein, which translates to MAVGTSKRTYVLDTSVLLSDPWACNRFAEHEVVVPLMVISELEAKRHHHELGWFARQALRMFDDLRLEYGRLDQPIPIGTQGGTLQIELNHSDPTVLPAGFRTGTNDARILTCAANLAAEGKLVTLVSKDIPLRVKAGAVGLPADEYHAQDVVTSGWTGMAEVDVTGEEINALFDEGEVDLQAARDLPCHTGVRLLGGTSSALGRVTADKRVQLVRGDREVFGLRGRSAEQRVALDLLLDESVGIVSLGGKAGTGKSALALCAGLEAVLERRTQRKVVVFRPLYAVGGQDLGYLPGSESEKMGPWAQAVFDTLEGLASPAVLEEVHARGMLEVLPLTHIRGRSLHDSFVIVDEAQSLERNVLLTVLSRLGAGSRVVLTHDVAQRDNLRVGRHDGVAAVIEKLKGHPLFAHITLLRSERSPIAALVTEMLEEFSPGALP; encoded by the coding sequence ATGGCCGTCGGGACCTCGAAGAGGACCTATGTGCTCGACACCTCCGTGCTGCTGTCCGATCCGTGGGCATGCAACCGGTTCGCCGAACACGAAGTCGTCGTCCCCCTCATGGTCATCAGCGAGTTGGAGGCCAAACGCCACCATCACGAGCTGGGCTGGTTCGCCAGGCAAGCGCTGCGGATGTTCGACGATCTGCGGCTCGAGTACGGGCGCCTCGATCAACCGATTCCCATTGGCACACAGGGCGGTACGCTCCAGATCGAGCTGAACCACAGCGACCCGACGGTGCTGCCCGCGGGCTTTCGCACCGGCACCAACGACGCCCGCATCCTGACGTGTGCGGCCAACCTCGCCGCCGAGGGCAAGCTCGTCACCCTCGTCAGCAAGGACATTCCGTTGCGCGTCAAGGCGGGTGCGGTCGGCCTGCCCGCCGACGAATACCACGCGCAGGACGTCGTGACGTCCGGGTGGACGGGCATGGCCGAGGTCGACGTCACCGGCGAGGAGATCAACGCGCTCTTCGACGAGGGGGAGGTCGACCTCCAGGCGGCGCGAGACCTGCCCTGCCACACCGGGGTTCGGCTGCTCGGCGGTACCTCGTCGGCACTGGGCCGGGTGACGGCCGACAAGCGGGTGCAGCTCGTCCGTGGCGATCGCGAAGTGTTCGGCCTCCGGGGAAGGTCAGCCGAACAACGCGTCGCCCTCGATCTGCTGCTCGACGAGTCGGTCGGCATCGTCTCCCTCGGCGGCAAGGCGGGCACCGGCAAGTCGGCGCTGGCGCTGTGTGCCGGTCTCGAGGCGGTGCTCGAGCGTCGGACCCAGCGCAAGGTCGTCGTGTTCCGTCCGCTGTACGCCGTCGGCGGTCAGGATCTCGGCTACCTGCCCGGCAGCGAGAGCGAGAAGATGGGCCCGTGGGCGCAGGCCGTCTTCGACACGCTCGAAGGCCTCGCCAGCCCGGCCGTGCTCGAGGAGGTGCACGCGCGCGGCATGCTCGAGGTGCTGCCGCTCACGCACATCCGCGGCCGTTCGCTGCACGACTCGTTCGTCATCGTCGACGAGGCGCAGTCGCTGGAGCGCAACGTGTTGCTGACCGTGCTGTCCCGGCTGGGTGCCGGCTCGCGGGTGGTGCTCACCCACGACGTCGCGCAGCGCGACAACCTGCGCGTCGGCCGCCACGACGGCGTCGCCGCGGTCATCGAGAAGCTGAAGGGGCACCCGCTGTTCGCGCACATCACGCTGCTGCGCAGCGAGCGCTCGCCGATCGCGGCGCTGGTCACCGAGATGTTGGAGGAATTCAGCCCCGGCGCCCTGCCCTGA
- a CDS encoding acyl-ACP desaturase: protein MAEKPVANALTLELEPVVMENLARHIATEELWYAHDYVPFDQGENFAFLGGRDWDPSSVTLPKAVTDALEILLITKDNLAGFHRELVEHFILDAKWGRWIGRWTAEEHLHAVALRNYLVVTREIDPTANEDVRVQHVMKGYRADSYSQVETLAFMALNERAHAVFTRNLQAQITEPVLEKMVGRIARDEERHEEFFANLVAHLLTTQREETIAAIATRAAGLEPLGSDIDAYGDKVRVVADAGIFDAAALRKVVADRIADWGVADAPELAQFVAD, encoded by the coding sequence ATGGCAGAGAAGCCCGTAGCCAACGCGCTGACCCTGGAACTCGAACCCGTGGTCATGGAGAACCTGGCTCGCCACATCGCGACCGAGGAACTCTGGTACGCCCACGACTACGTGCCGTTCGACCAGGGCGAGAACTTCGCCTTCCTCGGCGGCAGGGATTGGGATCCGTCGTCGGTCACGCTGCCGAAGGCGGTCACCGACGCCCTCGAGATCCTGCTCATCACCAAGGACAACCTGGCCGGTTTCCACCGCGAACTCGTCGAGCACTTCATCCTCGACGCCAAGTGGGGCCGCTGGATCGGGCGCTGGACGGCCGAGGAGCACCTGCACGCGGTCGCGCTGCGCAACTACCTGGTGGTGACGCGCGAGATCGATCCGACGGCCAACGAGGACGTCCGCGTGCAGCACGTCATGAAGGGCTACCGCGCCGACTCCTACAGCCAGGTCGAGACGCTGGCGTTCATGGCGCTCAACGAGCGCGCGCACGCGGTGTTCACCCGCAACCTGCAGGCCCAGATCACCGAGCCCGTGCTCGAGAAGATGGTCGGGCGCATCGCCAGGGACGAGGAGCGCCACGAGGAGTTCTTCGCCAACCTCGTCGCCCACCTGCTGACCACTCAGCGCGAGGAGACGATCGCCGCGATCGCCACCCGGGCGGCGGGTCTCGAGCCGCTCGGTAGCGACATCGACGCCTACGGCGACAAGGTCCGGGTGGTTGCCGACGCCGGCATCTTCGACGCCGCCGCGCTGCGCAAGGTCGTCGCCGACCGCATTGCCGACTGGGGTGTCGCCGACGCCCCGGAGCTGGCGCAGTTCGTCGCCGATTAG
- a CDS encoding glycine hydroxymethyltransferase, whose protein sequence is MTAESVTTPSPALGAEYAETASAAYAAALKVIESVEPRIADATRQELADQRDSLKLIASENYASPAVLLTMGTWFSDKYAEGTIGHRFYAACQNVDTVEALAAEHARELFGAPYAYAQPHSGIDANLVAYWAILNTRIEAPGLAELGVKNVNDLSEADWEQLRTKMGNQRLMGMSLDTGGHLTHGFRPNISGKMFHQRSYGTDPETGLLDYAKIAEAAREFKPLILVAGYSAYPRRVNFAKMREIADEVGATFMVDMAHFAGLVAGKVFTGDEDPVPHAHVTTTTTHKSLRGPRGGLVLATEEYSGAVDKGCPMVLGGPLSHVMAAKAVALAEARQPSFREYAQRIADNAKALADGFLSRGARLVTGGTDNHIVLLDVTSFGLTGRQAESALLDAGVVTNRNSIPADPNGAWYTSGIRFGTPALTTRGFGADDFDRVAELVVEVLKNTQPDGTSKAKYTVADGTAERVHAASAELLSANPLYPGLML, encoded by the coding sequence ATGACCGCTGAGTCCGTCACCACGCCTTCGCCCGCGCTCGGCGCCGAGTACGCCGAGACCGCGAGCGCCGCCTACGCCGCCGCGCTGAAGGTCATCGAGTCCGTCGAACCGCGCATCGCCGACGCCACCCGGCAGGAGCTGGCGGACCAGCGCGACTCGCTCAAGCTCATCGCCAGTGAGAACTATGCGTCCCCGGCCGTGCTGCTGACCATGGGCACCTGGTTCTCCGACAAGTACGCCGAGGGCACGATCGGGCACCGGTTCTACGCCGCGTGCCAGAACGTCGACACGGTCGAGGCGCTCGCCGCCGAACACGCGCGCGAACTGTTCGGTGCGCCGTACGCCTACGCGCAGCCGCACTCCGGCATCGACGCCAACCTCGTCGCCTACTGGGCGATCCTCAACACGCGCATCGAAGCGCCGGGGCTGGCCGAGCTCGGCGTCAAGAACGTCAACGACCTCTCCGAGGCCGACTGGGAGCAGCTGCGCACCAAGATGGGCAACCAGCGACTGATGGGCATGTCGCTGGACACCGGCGGTCACCTGACCCACGGCTTCCGGCCCAACATCTCGGGCAAGATGTTCCACCAGCGCAGCTACGGCACCGACCCGGAGACCGGGCTGCTCGACTACGCCAAGATCGCCGAGGCCGCCCGCGAGTTCAAGCCGCTGATCCTGGTTGCCGGCTACTCGGCCTATCCGCGTCGGGTGAACTTCGCCAAGATGCGCGAGATCGCCGACGAGGTCGGCGCGACGTTCATGGTCGACATGGCCCACTTCGCCGGTCTGGTCGCGGGCAAGGTGTTCACCGGCGACGAGGACCCGGTGCCGCACGCCCACGTCACCACGACGACGACGCACAAGTCGCTGCGCGGCCCGCGCGGTGGCCTGGTGCTGGCGACCGAGGAGTACTCCGGCGCCGTCGACAAGGGCTGCCCCATGGTGCTCGGCGGTCCGCTCTCGCACGTGATGGCGGCCAAGGCCGTCGCGCTCGCCGAGGCGCGGCAGCCGTCGTTCCGGGAGTACGCGCAGCGCATCGCCGACAACGCCAAGGCGCTCGCCGACGGGTTCCTGTCGCGCGGCGCCCGGCTCGTCACCGGCGGCACCGACAACCACATCGTGCTGCTCGACGTGACGTCGTTCGGGCTGACGGGCCGTCAGGCCGAGTCGGCGCTCCTGGACGCCGGCGTCGTGACCAACCGCAACTCGATCCCCGCCGACCCGAACGGCGCCTGGTACACCAGCGGCATCAGGTTCGGCACGCCCGCGCTGACCACGCGCGGTTTCGGGGCCGACGACTTCGACCGCGTGGCCGAGTTGGTCGTCGAGGTGCTGAAGAACACCCAGCCCGACGGCACGTCGAAGGCGAAGTACACGGTGGCCGACGGCACGGCCGAGCGGGTGCACGCCGCGTCGGCCGAGCTGCTCTCCGCGAACCCGCTGTACCCGGGGCTGATGCTCTAG